One part of the Brevundimonas sp. NIBR11 genome encodes these proteins:
- a CDS encoding DUF4440 domain-containing protein, which produces MPRLLILAALFLTFARPASAQPADASQVVAAERAFAADGLTMGVDRSFLKWSTEDAVMIAGGAPRLAHDILDPHAGFDPAAPSLVWWPNWAGIAKSGDLGFTTGGVEVGGRRTGHYFTIWERQPDGGWKWVYDGGVGATAANVPGPETEPALLPTSILDSRSSDAAMSEVRTVEAVLAAGALRDQKQAHLALLAPDGRVYVAPLPPAIGRDAFAAALDAWPHRLELSAPFGGGSSAAGDMVWTYGRALWTGDDAQRAGHYVHLWQKRSMGWVLVFAQIIDDPTPTGG; this is translated from the coding sequence ATGCCTCGCCTGCTGATCCTCGCCGCCCTGTTTCTGACCTTCGCCCGTCCGGCGTCGGCTCAGCCCGCCGACGCCTCGCAGGTGGTGGCGGCGGAGCGCGCCTTCGCGGCGGACGGTCTGACCATGGGCGTCGATCGATCGTTCCTGAAGTGGTCGACCGAGGACGCGGTGATGATCGCGGGCGGGGCCCCGAGGCTGGCGCACGACATTCTCGACCCGCACGCCGGCTTCGATCCGGCCGCGCCGTCGCTGGTCTGGTGGCCGAACTGGGCCGGGATCGCCAAGTCGGGCGACCTGGGCTTCACCACCGGCGGGGTCGAAGTGGGAGGCCGGCGCACGGGCCACTATTTCACGATCTGGGAGCGGCAGCCGGACGGCGGCTGGAAATGGGTCTATGACGGCGGGGTCGGGGCGACGGCGGCGAACGTGCCCGGGCCCGAGACCGAGCCGGCCCTGTTGCCGACCTCCATCCTCGACTCGCGCAGCTCCGACGCCGCCATGTCCGAGGTGCGGACGGTGGAGGCGGTGCTGGCCGCCGGCGCCCTGAGAGATCAGAAGCAGGCGCATCTGGCGCTGCTGGCGCCCGACGGCCGAGTCTATGTCGCCCCCCTCCCGCCCGCTATCGGGCGCGACGCCTTCGCCGCCGCGCTGGACGCCTGGCCGCACCGGCTGGAACTGAGCGCGCCGTTCGGCGGCGGATCGTCGGCGGCCGGCGACATGGTCTGGACCTACGGCCGCGCCCTGTGGACCGGCGACGACGCCCAGCGCGCCGGCCACTATGTCCACCTGTGGCAGAAGCGGTCGATGGGCTGGGTGCTGGTCTTCGCCCAGATCATCGACGACCCGACGCCCACGGGCGGTTGA
- the hslU gene encoding ATP-dependent protease ATPase subunit HslU: MTDLSPREIVSELDRFIVGQHDAKRAVAVALRNRWRRKRVPDDLRDEVTPKNILMIGPTGVGKTEIARRLAKLSGSPFLKVEATKFTEVGYVGRDVDQIMRDLVEAALVMVRDTRRAGVRAKAEAAAEERILDALVGPGSQPATREAFRKKLRAGEMDDKEIEIQLADTASPIQGLDMGGAGGNVGLLNLSDMLGKLGGGRTKSVKTTVKDALTPLLAEESDKLLDQDSLTREALTLAENEGIVFIDEIDKVAGRQDRGGADVSREGVQRDLLPLIEGTTVSTKYGPVKSDHVLFIASGAFHVSKPSDLLPELQGRLPIRVELKALTRDDFVRILTEPEANLIRQNQALLATEDVALTFTPDAVEALADAAVAANGQVENIGARRLVTVIERVLEETSFKASDLSGQTLTFDGDAVREKVGDLAKNADLSRYIL; this comes from the coding sequence ATGACCGACCTGTCTCCCCGTGAAATCGTTTCCGAACTCGACCGCTTCATCGTGGGCCAGCACGACGCCAAGCGCGCCGTCGCCGTGGCCCTGAGGAACCGCTGGCGTAGGAAGCGCGTGCCCGACGACCTGCGCGACGAGGTCACGCCCAAGAACATCCTGATGATCGGCCCGACCGGCGTTGGCAAGACCGAGATCGCCCGGCGTCTGGCCAAGCTGTCCGGTTCGCCCTTCCTGAAGGTCGAGGCGACCAAATTCACCGAGGTCGGCTACGTCGGCCGCGACGTCGATCAGATCATGCGCGATCTGGTCGAGGCGGCGCTGGTCATGGTCCGCGATACCCGTCGCGCCGGCGTCCGCGCCAAGGCCGAGGCGGCGGCGGAGGAACGCATCCTCGACGCACTCGTCGGGCCGGGCTCTCAGCCGGCGACCCGCGAAGCGTTTCGCAAAAAGCTTCGCGCCGGCGAGATGGACGACAAGGAGATCGAGATCCAGTTGGCCGACACCGCCTCGCCGATCCAGGGGCTCGACATGGGCGGGGCGGGCGGCAACGTCGGGCTGCTGAACCTGTCGGACATGCTGGGCAAGCTGGGCGGAGGGCGCACCAAGTCGGTCAAGACGACCGTCAAGGACGCGCTGACCCCGCTGCTGGCTGAGGAGAGCGACAAGCTGCTGGATCAGGACAGCCTGACCCGCGAGGCACTGACGCTGGCGGAGAACGAGGGCATCGTCTTCATCGACGAGATCGACAAGGTCGCCGGGCGTCAGGATCGCGGCGGCGCCGACGTGTCGCGCGAAGGGGTGCAGCGCGACCTCCTGCCCCTGATCGAGGGCACGACGGTCTCGACCAAATACGGGCCGGTGAAGTCGGACCATGTCCTGTTCATCGCCTCGGGCGCCTTTCATGTGTCGAAGCCCTCCGATCTGCTGCCCGAGCTTCAGGGTCGCCTGCCGATCCGGGTCGAGCTGAAGGCCCTGACCCGCGACGACTTCGTGCGCATCCTGACCGAGCCCGAGGCCAATCTGATCCGTCAGAACCAGGCATTGCTGGCGACGGAGGATGTGGCCCTGACCTTCACCCCGGACGCGGTCGAGGCCCTGGCGGACGCGGCGGTGGCGGCGAATGGTCAGGTGGAGAACATCGGGGCGCGGCGTCTGGTGACCGTGATCGAACGGGTGCTGGAGGAGACGTCATTCAAGGCCTCGGACCTCTCGGGCCAGACCTTGACCTTCGACGGCGATGCGGTGCGCGAAAAGGTCGGCGACCTGGCGAAGAACGCGGACCTCAGCCGGTACATTCTCTGA